The following are encoded together in the Candida orthopsilosis Co 90-125, chromosome 5 draft sequence genome:
- a CDS encoding Bts1 geranylgeranyl diphosphate synthase, whose translation MQDSIEIDKIITTEKEPLYYLESWSHERDPNDKLICQPYDYLSGLPSNNNNIRSKFIHLFDELFFKDTAHNPKVAKINEVISILHNSSLLIDDIEDNSKYRRGFPSAHVKFGTPLTINCANLMYFKAMDVAANVLHETNVSQSNEGVDQFNHDQRLRDLNHDIVQEMINLHNGQGLDIYWRDYLPELKLLPTIEEYLYMVQNKTGGLFRLSVKLLSAYSRNRPNQEMLNKIIAIANSAGIIYQIRDDYLNLVDARYSTMKGIAGEDLIEGKLSLPILINLRNEKDPANSPVHKILYDFRSLKLRSKQPDLLQKAVTYLHDTGSMTQTHLVLMKFKEKFHKLLNEFEYGDSELYKLIEALCDV comes from the coding sequence ATGCAAGATTCGATAGAAATCGACAAGATCATAACTACTGAGAAAGAGCCATTATATTACCTAGAATCTTGGTCTCATGAACGTGACCCCAACGACAAATTAATTTGCCAACCTTATGACTACTTGAGTGGATTACCTAgtaacaacaataatatCAGAAGCAAATTCATTCATTTATTTGACGAGCTTTTCTTTAAAGACACAGCACATAATCCCAAAGTGGCGAAAATAAATGAAGTAATATCGATATTGCATAATTCGTCGTTGCTTATcgatgatattgaagacAACTCCAAGTATCGTCGTGGGTTTCCCTCGGCTCATGTGAAATTTGGAACGCCTTTAACCATAAATTGTGCAAATTTGATGTATTTTAAGGCAATGGATGTAGCTGCGAATGTACTTCATGAGACGAACGTTTCTCAATCTAATGAGGGAGTGGACCAGTTTAATCACGATCAACGATTGCGAGATTTAAATCATGATATTGTACAGGAAATGATAAATTTACACAATGGACAAGGTCTTGACATTTATTGGCGAGACTATTTACCAGAATTGAAGCTATTGCCAACCATCGAAGAGTATTTATACATGgttcaaaataaaacagGAGGGTTGTTTAGATTATCCGTCAAGCTTCTCAGTGCTTATTCACGCAATCGTCCCAATCAAGAAATGCTTAACAAAATTATTGCAATCGCAAACCTGGCTGGGATCATATATCAAATACGAGACGATTATTTGAACTTGGTCGATGCACgctattcaacaatgaaggGTATTGCAGGGGAAGATTTAATCGAAGGTAAACTATCCCTACCtatattgatcaatttacGTAATGAGAAAGATCCGGCAAACTCCCCTGTGCACAAAATACTATATGACTTTAGATCATTAAAGCTTAGAAGCAAACAACCAgatttgttgcaaaaggCCGTAACCTACTTGCATGACACAGGGTCTATGACTCAAACACACCtagtgttgatgaaattcaaagaaaagTTCCATAAATTGCttaatgaatttgaatatgGTGATTCGGAATTGTATAAATTAATCGAGGCCCTTTGCGACGTGTGA
- a CDS encoding Dph5 protein (S. cerevisiae homolog DPH5 has diphthine activity, has role in peptidyl-diphthamide biosynthetic process from peptidyl-histidine and localizes to cytoplasm) has protein sequence MLYLIGLGLSHESDITVRGLETIKKCSRVYLEAYTSILMAANQESLESYYGREIILADRELVESGSDEILKDADTQDVAFLVVGDPFGATTHTDLVLRARELGIRVETIHNASIMNAVGACGLQLYQFGQTISLVFFTDSWKPDSFYNKIMENRKIGLHTLILLDIKVKEQSIENMARGRLIYEPPRYMDIATAASQLIEIEESRQEQAYTENTPCVAISRLGAPTQNFKAGTLKELSEYDSGEPLHTMVMLGRQVHDLELEYLYQFVDDKAKFKAAVEKDQEFFKPPPYVPPEEDLND, from the coding sequence ATGTTGTATCTTATAGGTCTAGGACTCTCGCACGAGTCGGATATTACCGTTCGCGGTCTTGAAACCATCAAGAAATGTTCACGTGTGTACTTGGAAGCCTACACATCAATTCTCATGGCAGCTAATCAAGAATCACTTGAATCTTATTATGGACGAGAAATCATTCTTGCCGATCGTGAGTTAGTTGAAAGTGGCAGTGATGAAATCTTGAAAGATGCCGATACTCAAGACGTTGCATTTTTAGTTGTTGGTGATCCATTTGGAGCTACAACTCACACTGATTTAGTATTACGAGCACGAGAATTGGGAATTAGAGTTGAAACGATCCATAATGCCTCAATCATGAATGCTGTTGGTGCCTGTGGATTacaattgtatcaatttgGCCAAACTATTTCCCTTGTGTTTTTCACTGATTCTTGGAAACCTGATTCGttttacaacaaaattatgGAAAATCGTAAAATTGGGTTACATACATTGATTTTATTGGACATCAAAGTTAAGGAACaaagtattgaaaatatgGCCAGGGGAAGATTGATTTATGAACCACCAAGATATATGGATATTGCTACCGCTGCaagtcaattgattgaaattgaagagtCGAGACAAGAGCAAGCATATACGGAAAACACTCCATGCGTCGCCATACTGAGATTAGGAGCTCCAACTCAAAACTTTAAAGCCGGTACATTAAAGGAATTGAGTGAGTATGATTCAGGAGAGCCATTGCATACCATGGTTATGTTGGGTAGACAAGTACATGATTTGGAGTTAGAATATttgtatcaatttgttgatgataaagcAAAATTTAAAGCTGCTGTGGAAAAGGATCAGGAGTTTTTCAAACCACCGCCATACGTTCCCCCAGAAGAGGATCTAAATGATTGA
- a CDS encoding Per1 protein (S. cerevisiae homolog PER1 has role GPI anchor biosynthetic process, cellular manganese ion homeostasis and localizes to endoplasmic reticulum, fungal-type membrane) — MRNMFLLTYLIFFLPRTILASPGDDLYAFMDCVYQCEQITCYNNHYYIDQYERGQELLDQGYDLYYYNPNWQFVEMPLPWHLRLLGWTCQSNCDYQCQRVITDERKKHDEEIYQFHGKWPFLRVWGIQELMSVLMSLGNLIVTYKFGFRRIYAIVSDKSQPMLLRKQYYHIMVVIIVTMLAWTASTIFHTRDYPVTEHLDYYLAGATILSTFHALGSRLFSMYKRKNQIYQWSFSIICASAYIYHVQRLYRDWSYTYNMRANITLGLCQNLFYCLIVFKLYSRYYYLEQSSKQINQNHLKYVDFKRIILPSFYSTSAKLYALYPLMLCTIVVLGSLLEIFDFPPIFHDLVDAHSLWHLVTIIPPYMGWYDWLVWDISENVWPDLLEEEELEKKKSE, encoded by the coding sequence ATGAGGAACATGTTCCTACTAACATATCTCATTTTTTTCTTGCCCAGGACAATCTTGGCATCACCCGGTGATGATTTATATGCATTTATGGATTGTGTATACCAATGTGAACAAATAACATGCTACAATAATCACTATTATATAGATCAATACGAAAGAGGACAAGAATTGTTAGATCAAGGATATGACTTGTATTATTATAATCCAAATTggcaatttgttgaaatgcCTCTACCATGGCATTTGCGTTTATTGGGATGGACATGTCAACTGAATTGTGATTATCAGTGTCAAAGAGTCATAACAGATGAGAGGAAAAAACATGATGAGGAGATTTATCAGTTTCATGGAAAATGGCCATTTCTACGTGTTTGGGGGATACAGGAATTGATGAGTGTTTTGATGTCTTTAGGGAATTTGATTGTTACTTATAAGTTTGGATTCAGGAGGATCTATGCTATAGTTAGCGATAAGAGTCAGCCAATGCTACTTCGAAAACAATATTATCATATTATGGTTGTGATTATAGTTACAATGCTTGCGTGGACagcttcaacaatatttcaTACCCGAGATTACCCAGTGACTGAACACTTGGACTATTACTTAGCTGGGGCCACAATCTTATCTACATTTCATGCATTAGGGTCACGATTATTCTCCATGTATAAGCGtaaaaatcaaatctaCCAATGgtcattttcaattatttGTGCCTCAGCATACATTTATCATGTGCAACGATTATATCGGGATTGGTCTTATACATACAATATGAGGGCTAATATAACCCTTGGACTATGTCAGAACTTGTTTTATTGCTTAattgtattcaaattgtaCTCCCGATACTATTATCTTGAACAAAgttcaaaacaaattaatcaaaatcatttgaaatatgtTGATTTTAAACGAATTATATTACCTAGTTTTTACTCCACCAGTGCTAAGCTTTATGCATTGTATCCATTAATGTTGTGCACAATCGTGGTGTTGGGGTCattattggaaattttCGACTTTCCGCCAATTTTCCATGATTTGGTCGATGCTCATAGTTTATGGCACTTGGTTACTATTATACCGCCGTATATGGGATGGTATGATTGGTTGGTGTGGGATATTAGTGAAAATGTCTGGCCTGATTTATTGGAGGAGgaggaattggaaaagaagaagagcGAGTAG
- a CDS encoding Fgr27 protein (biofilm-induced gene in C. albicans; similar to C. parapsilosis CPAR2_302880 and C. albicans FGR27) gives MTSIAGRAHLQASSTSASPPPHQPQKRIRRLPPEKRQKVSTACDSCKRRKFKCTGSNPCDLCVRKGYECTYTVIDKRSLKSERLFRLREEKRLREEARGLLGPQFGSDINKGTNFLQPGASIQQAEFVPPPQQQQQQQQQLYHPHQVLQNPPPPPHIPAPRVYQQQPYPKQQITPPDAPPYQSPQSQTQAYQQPSQQSFQQQPPSQFHQIPQGYQAAPPPPPQSQYPSYQPYQRLSIPVSPRYSSKLYPRQGQQSNAADSRPVSLSGPPSYNQGPFYGSPSGHSPMGPPEASLPPPYSQAAPQRAPQSPFPAPQCQPQIPQHFQPQPHINSSHDQYGTQQSSQYQHGHPLPPPQSKPYKSEAAEPHLQEEQKPNVLQSQQSFSFTKKGPEPSSQSASIPTPDSPISNTSEKTRAGSLPKFLQPLLSFPSMMSEKELNNGFSESENGVDISSLKTGPSRRGTKKEKSSTASKLQKQVDSNAIIDEEIANEMAGDVDSSDPKDGVSNQAGKSCILLNDKSGTFRYMGETSPLSVLYETRNIFYQYVKKTKLTEDLRGCPVVDKPLKVTAEVVVSLPLPEERNIYIEQFKRNINDTFFIYDLDKFYTEIVDPVYVDPVSAENETKLVQLYFVLAIGATYLSFSNKEPHATLGAKYFESGLLIQNSLSEDSEMWCVIAHYLQFHYYQSILKKSTAWIHLNLAIKFAQSLGLHRNFVNEQFSKFTDECEYRKRIFRSLYSSDRISSVFIGRPLAINDYDWDDPTRYESSKTLISSSLNFNAKCQIELARISHLIGKIVANFYQNRIIDINRTKNLAVQLKLWSKNLDPSLSVENLFKPNGIPHNEDGGNTQIVLMMHLLQLFAIMLLCRPFFMYDAVSHVNTAFPKTTTLKDKFSSRQFIQAATKASILAVKLMNHFINTSFREVKRMECYIIITCCFYSSIFIGISILNGNYQFDVDEADEEEQGSYTETEMMNLLRSAVYILNHYSTCNKGAERYAEIGTDLIDALANRHKTKQSSSSSTVRTANTHSDDGNESLLDADEVFNYFNFTDVANAQDLQNLIDFQQFFVSSDITNASVSDSSNMPYDYGNYDLFFGDKY, from the coding sequence ATGACTTCTATTGCTGGCCGCGCTCACCTACAGGCGTCTTCAACGTCAGCATCTCCTCCACCACATCAGCCACAGAAGCGTATTAGAAGACTACCACCAGAAAAGAGGCAAAAAGTCTCTACTGCTTGTGATTCATGTAAAAGGCggaaattcaaatgtaCAGGATCAAATCCATGTGATTTATGTGTTAGAAAAGGATATGAGTGTACATACACAGTAATTGACAAAAGATCCCTAAAGAGTGAACGATTATTCAGATTAAGGGAAGAAAAAAGACTACGGGAAGAGGCACGGGGGTTATTGGGACCCCAGTTTGGATCGGATATCAACAAAGGAACTAATTTTTTACAACCTGGAGCTTCAATACAGCAAGCAGAATTTgtaccaccaccacaacaacagcaacagcaacagcaacaactaTATCACCCACATCAAGTACTACAGAACCCCCCTCCTCCTCCGCATATTCCAGCCCCTAGGGTATACCAGCAACAACCATATcccaaacaacaaatcacaCCACCTGATGCACCTCCCTATCAGCTGCCACAGTCACAGACACAGGCATATCAACAACCATCGCAACAATCATTCCAACAGCAACCACCTTCacaatttcaccaaattcCTCAGGGTTATCAGGCTGCTCCGCCCCCTCCACCACAGCTGCAATACCCATCCTACCAACCATATCAAAGATTATCTATTCCGGTTTCACCTCGATATTCGCTGAAACTATATCCCCGTCAGGGGCAGCAATCAAATGCTGCAGATTCAAGACCAGTATCCTTAAGTGGTCCTCCATCATACAATCAAGGCCCTTTTTATGGATCCCCGTCTGGACATAGTCCAATGGGACCCCCAGAAGCACTGCTTCCACCACCATATTCACAAGCAGCACCTCAAAGAGCTCCGCAGTCTCCCTTTCCTGCGCCACAATGCCAACCTCAAATTCCGcaacattttcaaccaCAACCCCATATTAATCTGTCACATGATCAATATGGTACACAGCAACTGTCACAGTACCAACATGGGCACCCCCTTCCTCCGCCACAAAGTAAGCCATACAAGTCAGAAGCCGCAGAACCTCATTTACAAGAAGAGCAGAAACCGAATGTTCTACAGTCACAACAATCCTTTTCGTTTACAAAGAAGGGACCTGAGCCATCGCTGCAATCAGCAAGTATCCCTACTCCAGATTCTCCAATATCCAATACATCTGAAAAGACCAGAGCTGGTTCCCTACCCAAGTTTCTTCAACCATTGCTTTCTTTCCCACTGATGATGAGCGAAAAGGAGCTTAACAATGGATTCTCAGAGTCTGAAAATGGAGTAGatatttcttctttgaaaacTGGGCCTAGTAGGAGAGGCACcaagaaagagaagagTTCTACGGCAAgcaaattgcaaaaacaagTTGACTCAAATGccattattgatgaagaaattgccaATGAAATGGCCGGTGATGTCGACTCGCTGGACCCTAAAGATGGTGTGTCCAACCAAGCGGGTAAAAGTTGCATTTTACTAAATGACAAGTCTGGTACGTTTAGATATATGGGTGAGACTAGCCCCCTTTCCGTTTTGTATGAAACGAGGAATatattttatcaatatgTGAAAAAGACTAAATTGACAGAGGATTTACGCGGATGCCCCGTGGTTGATAAACCTCTTAAAGTGACGGCTGAAGTTGTGGTACTGTTACCCCTACCCGAAGAAAGAAATATCTatattgaacaatttaaaCGAAACATCAATGATACATTTTTCATTtatgatttggataaatttTACACCgaaattgttgatccaGTGTATGTGGATCCTGTCAGTGCTGAAAATGAAACTAAATTAGTTCAGttgtattttgttttggcTATTGGTGCGACTTATCTTTCATTTAGTAATAAAGAACCCCATGCAACATTGGGTGCGAAATATTTCGAGTCAGGTTTACTTATACAGAACTCACTTTCTGAAGATTCAGAAATGTGGTGTGTTATTGCTCATTATTTACAATTCCATTACTACCAATCGATACTAAAGAAATCAACTGCTTGGATTCACTTAAATTTAGCCATAAAGTTTGCTCAATCACTTGGGTTACATCGTAATTTTGTGaatgaacaattttccaaatttacTGATGAATGTGAATACAGGAAACGTATTTTTCGAAGTCTTTATTCCAGCGACCGAATTTCATCAGTTTTCATTGGTAGACCATTAGCAATCAATGATTATGATTGGGATGATCCAACAAGGTATGAACTGTCCAAAACGTTAATATCATCGAgcctcaatttcaatgccAAGtgccaaattgaattggcaAGAATTAGTCATTTGATTGGTAAGATTGTTGCCAATTTCTATCAAAATAGAATAATTGATATCAACAGGACTAAGAACTTGGCAgtgcaattgaaattatgGTCGAAAAATCTAGATCCATCATTATCAGTGgaaaatttattcaagCCTAACGGAATTCCCcataatgaagatggagGTAATACTCAAATTGTATTGATGATGCATTTATTACAATTATTTGCCATTATGTTACTTTGTCGACCTTTTTTCATGTATGACGCAGTGTCTCATGTTAATACCGCATTCCCCAAAACCACCACATTAAAGGACAAGTTCTCATCAAGACAATTTATTCAAGCAGCTACAAAAGCATCGATATTAGCggtgaaattgatgaatcatTTTATCAACACTTCATTTAGAGAGGTGAAGCGAATGGAATGTTATATCATCATAACTTGTTGTTTCTATAGTTCAATCTTCATTGGAATCAGTATCTTGAATGGTAATTACCAATTTGATGTTGACGAagctgatgaagaagaacaagGAAGTTACACTGAAACagaaatgatgaatttgttacGCAGTGCGGTTTACATTTTGAACCACTATTCAACTTGTAATAAGGGTGCAGAAAGGTATGCAGAAATTGGCACTGATTTAATTGATGCATTGGCCAATAGACATAAAACTAAACAATCATCGTCGTCTTCAACAGTAAGAACAGCAAATACTCACAGTGATGACGGCAACGAATCCTTACTTGATGCAGATGaagttttcaattatttcaatttcactGATGTTGCCAATGCTcaagatttacaaaacttgattgattttcaacAGTTTTTCGTGTCACTGGATATTACCAATGCATCAGTTTCAGATTCGAGTAATATGCCTTATGATTATGGAAACTATGATTTATTCTTTGGTGATAAATACTAA
- a CDS encoding Tlg1 protein (S. cerevisiae homolog TLG1 has SNAP receptor activity and localizes to SNARE complex) has product MDPFNDVKDDAYSVVGRLESLISQRISGQPPTTEQSQDFDNNYEELQEMRDDLQSALEQSAKNPTQFNLTSGDISQRQAVLQDLNRRISHLLQSWDNKKLRDVTTMSNRISQDDENPFNIDTDNGGGGTENMTTYQQQELIQEQDYQLDDIHKTMMNLNQQATMMGDELDDQGYMLDELDVEMDHVGNKLGRGMKRLNIFIERNKETASNWCIGILAVVLCILLVLLIVV; this is encoded by the coding sequence ATGGATCCATTCAACGATGTTAAAGATGATGCATATTCAGTTGTTGGTCGATTAGAATCACTCATATCCCAACGCATATCAGGCCAACCCCCTACTACTGAACAATCACAAGATTTCGACAACAATTATGAAGAGTTGCAAGAGATGCGTGATGATTTACAAAGTGCTCTTGAACAAAGCGCTAAAAACCCAACTCAATTCAATCTAACTAGTGGTGACATCTCGCAACGTCAAGCCGTTTTACAAGATCTTAACCGTCGAATATCACACTTGTTACAATCATGGGATAACAAAAAGCTACGTGATGTAACAACAATGTCGAATCGAATAAGTCAAGACGATGAGAATCCATTCAATATAGACACAGACAATGGCGGTGGAGGGACAGAAAACATGACTacatatcaacaacaagagtTGATTCAAGAACAAGATTACCAATTGGATGATATTCATAaaacaatgatgaatttgaatcaacaagcAACTATGATGggtgatgaattggatgatcAAGGGTATAtgttggatgaattggatgtCGAAATGGATCATGTGGGCAATAAATTGGGCAGAGggatgaaaagattgaatatttttattgaaagGAATAAAGAAACTGCTAGTAATTGGTGTATAGGTATATTGGCGGTAGTGCTATGTATCTTGTtagtgttgttgattgtagTGTAA
- a CDS encoding Sdc1 COMPASS/SET1C histone methyltransferase complex subunit yields MKFLKVQKETINSTELNSCPTMNIADIVQDKEDTPVANGSPTTELSTAPQIKQETSSPQPQSRSQLPEPEMKLESNGTPRGTTPTPQLQTKQVKQEPIVRDSNLPPMHEIVGGSSVRRYLNKHLTQHLLDGLKEVGRVKPEDPLKYLGEFLITRSNEGKETAKEDS; encoded by the coding sequence ATGAAATTTCTAAAAGTTCAGAAAGAAACCATCAATAGCACAGAGCTCAACAGTTGCCCCACGATGAACATTGCTGATATAGTACAAGACAAAGAGGATACTCCAGTTGCCAATGGCtcaccaacaacagaaTTGTCAACCGCAccacaaatcaaacaagaaacatcatcaccacAACCACAGTCACGATCACAACTACCTGAACCAGAAATGAAATTAGAATCTAATGGTACACCAAGAGGCACCACGCCCACTCCTCAACTACAAACTAAACAAGTGAAACAAGAGCCAATAGTTCGTGACTCAAATTTACCTCCAATGcatgaaattgttggtggtTCTTCGGTACGAAGGTATTTGAATAAACATTTGACACAACATTTGTTGGATGGTTTAAAAGAAGTTGGTCGGGTGAAACCAGAGGATCCGTTGAAGTACCTTGGGGAGTTCTTAATTACCAGGTCGAATGAAGGAAAAGAGACGGCCAAAGAGGATAGCTGA
- a CDS encoding Ugo1 protein (S. cerevisiae homolog UGO1 has role genome maintenance, filamentous growth, mitochondrial fusion and localizes to mitochondrial outer membrane), with protein sequence MTSSSNTKLGPEQLRPYYDHDSFDAGYSVIFKKGVGLVDPKTSKPITANLSSNVIEKQVNENSFGSSPGLIRRAFDRQGGVGIHSSKVAGDKNFISDLEFSEYFEVNNMLELLKNLFWTLFKDYVKVLAAQPLEITRLVLQVGKFNFSGKKKEEKSKRLLDSTHSLSSSSASLKSGSADLELSGHQLGFVDEDEPIDYFQSQSDSQVWANPNTTYEPATPAPPVADKFVPLPLKRLSTKKRLRVYKIQPKSLHTMEIMSAIANKDSFLALFRGVNASYLYQVLSHMIEAYITGFVSPFLGIPDPFFLDLTHSNDPFRSLWLSVSACVLTGLVMIPLDLIRVKFMITQPTSLALTNDASNNEDSVEKATEEVVQNTRSFRESIRNFPTYYLKHPPTPIIFFTTMYQLSTTVFRKMAPYLLYIKFNIDAYSSPTLYTFVNLLSSIGEFFVKLPVENLLRKEQVRFLLEPKVHDKKKVITIVKPEENMIVEFNGATTTTPDGDELTAWQRVKQLGLFNGWRVGLLNVIGFWGYNIVKNSGNALKEERL encoded by the coding sequence ATgacatcttcatccaacACAAAGCTTGGACCGGAACAACTAAGGCCATACTACGATCATGATAGCTTTGATGCTGGCTATTCAGTCATTTTTAAAAAGGGTGTTGGGTTAGTCGACCCAAAAACAAGCAAACCAATAACAGCAAACTTATCATCGaatgttattgaaaaacaagttAATGAAAATAGTTTTGGCTCATCACCTGGACTAATACGAAGAGCCTTTGATAGACAAGGAGGAGTGGGAATTCATTCAAGTAAAGTTGCTGGTGATAAGAATTTCATATCTGATTTGGAATTCAGTGAGTACTTTGAAGTTAATAATATGcttgaattgttgaagaatttattTTGGACATTGTTTAAGGATTATGTGAAGGTGTTGGCTGCACAACCATTGGAAATTACTCGATTGGTATTGCAAGTTggtaaattcaatttcagtgggaaaaagaaggagGAAAAACTGAAAAGGTTATTAGATCTGACCCATTCGCTATCATCTTCAAGTGCATCTTTGAAAAGTGGAAGCGCAGATCTCGAACTTTCGGGACATCAGCTTGgctttgttgatgaagatgaaccaattgattACTTTCAATCACAAAGTGATCTGCAGGTATGGGCCAACCCAAACACGACATATGAACCAGCAACTCCAGCCCCTCCGGTCGCTGACAAGTTTGTTCCACTACCACTCAAACGATTAAGTACTAAAAAAAGGCTCAGAGTGTACAAAATCCAACCAAAATCATTGCACACTATGGAAATTATGTCAGCAATTGCTAACAAAGATTCCTTCTTGGCTTTATTTAGAGGAGTCAATGCATCATATCTTTATCAGGTTTTGTCACATATGATTGAAGCTTATATTACTGGGTTTGTATCGCCATTTTTGGGTATCCCGGACCCGTTCTTTCTTGATTTAACCCATTCGAATGATCCTTTTAGGTCTTTGTGGTTGTCAGTGTCAGCATGTGTACTCACTGGATTGGTAATGATCCCGTTGGATTTGATACGGGTCAAGTTTATGATTACCCAACCAACTTCACTTGCCTTGACTAATGATGCTTCCAACAATGAGGACAGTGTAGAAAAAGCTACCGAAGAAGTAGTGCAAAACACGAGATCCTTCAGAGAATCAATCAGGAACTTCCCCACTTACTACTTGAAACATCCACCAACACCGATCATTTTTTTCACAACCATGTACCAATTATCAACCACTGTGTTCAGAAAAATGGCGCCATATTTGCTAtatatcaaattcaacattgatgCTTACTCATCACCTACTTTATACacttttgtcaatttgCTTTCACTGATTGGTGAGTTCTTTGTCAAATTGCCTGTTGAGAATTTGTTGCGTAAAGAGCAAGTTCGATTCTTATTGGAACCAAAAGTTCACGATAAGAAGAAGGTGATTACAATTGTGAAACCTGAAGAGAATatgattgttgaatttaatGGTGCCACAACCACTACTCCAGATGGGGATGAACTAACTGCATGGCAAAGGGTGAAACAATTGGGGTTGTTTAATGGTTGGAGAGTTGGATTGTTGAATGTGATTGGATTTTGGGGTTACAACATTGTCAAAAATAGTGGCAATGCATTGAAAGAGGAAAGATTATAG